The Tepidibacter aestuarii genome contains a region encoding:
- a CDS encoding SMI1/KNR4 family protein, translated as MWDKWTERWEKTLEAVQSLNGDIRKFKICKPASQNEVEEVEKKLGFKLPISFRKVLLEFSSSVNFEWYLPDNIELPQELREIFSGDCSWNINLICELEKTRKDWITQCFPDINDDYDKIWHNKLGFMNVPNGDMIAFDLKEYPERTPIVYLSHDDGEGHGYILGEDFIIL; from the coding sequence ATGTGGGATAAGTGGACAGAACGATGGGAAAAAACTTTAGAAGCAGTACAAAGTTTAAATGGAGATATAAGAAAATTTAAAATATGTAAACCAGCATCACAAAATGAAGTTGAAGAAGTAGAGAAGAAATTAGGATTTAAGCTACCTATAAGTTTTAGAAAAGTATTATTAGAGTTTTCTTCAAGTGTAAATTTTGAATGGTATTTGCCTGACAATATAGAATTACCACAGGAGTTAAGAGAAATATTTAGTGGTGATTGTTCTTGGAATATAAATTTGATATGTGAATTAGAAAAAACAAGAAAAGATTGGATTACTCAATGTTTTCCTGATATAAATGATGATTATGATAAGATTTGGCATAATAAGTTAGGATTTATGAATGTTCCAAATGGAGATATGATAGCTTTTGATTTAAAAGAGTATCCAGAAAGAACACCTATAGTATATTTAAGTCATGATGATGGCGAAGGACATGGCTATATACTAGGAGAAGATTTTATTATTTTATAG
- a CDS encoding leucine-rich repeat domain-containing protein, with translation MIKDYSFIEIKSPVKFEGLDIKLEKLRRIQFSKALDENDYIKIAEFLKQYPNIILRVYLDYKKSILNLDFLKYFSNHARIAIDLYNIEDISGMKYLNKDLRYFSFGATKKRFSLKFLQELSNLEELFLEGHAKDIEVLSNLVKLQDLVLKSIKVPNLEFLLPLKRLKKFDMKLGGTTNLKLLPYIGEIEYLELWMIRGLKEISFVSEMTKLRYLFLQSLKNVVELPNLRKLEKLKRIQLINMKGIKNLSPLLDAKKLKYLEIYEALHLKPEDIFVLGKHESLEYLSLGISSLKKHREVREIIDLPEVNMPKGYMDF, from the coding sequence ATGATTAAAGATTATTCTTTTATTGAAATAAAATCACCAGTAAAATTCGAAGGTTTAGATATAAAACTAGAAAAACTTAGACGGATACAATTTAGTAAAGCATTGGATGAAAATGATTATATAAAAATAGCTGAGTTTTTAAAACAATATCCCAATATTATATTGAGAGTATATTTAGACTATAAAAAAAGCATTTTGAATTTAGATTTTCTTAAATACTTTTCTAATCATGCAAGAATTGCAATTGACCTATATAATATTGAAGATATATCAGGAATGAAATATTTAAATAAAGATTTAAGATATTTCAGCTTTGGAGCTACAAAGAAAAGATTTTCATTAAAATTCTTACAGGAATTGAGTAATCTTGAAGAATTATTTTTAGAAGGACATGCCAAAGATATTGAAGTATTATCAAATCTAGTGAAATTACAAGACTTAGTATTAAAATCGATAAAAGTTCCAAATTTAGAATTCTTATTGCCTTTAAAACGATTAAAAAAATTTGATATGAAACTAGGTGGAACTACAAATTTAAAATTATTACCTTATATCGGTGAAATTGAGTATCTAGAATTATGGATGATAAGAGGATTAAAGGAGATTTCATTTGTTTCGGAAATGACTAAATTGAGATATCTTTTTCTTCAATCGCTAAAAAATGTTGTTGAATTGCCTAATTTGAGAAAACTAGAGAAGCTAAAAAGAATACAACTTATTAATATGAAAGGTATAAAAAATTTGAGTCCATTACTTGATGCAAAGAAATTAAAGTATCTTGAAATATATGAAGCACTACACCTTAAACCAGAAGATATTTTTGTTCTTGGAAAACATGAATCATTAGAATATTTATCACTAGGGATTAGTAGCCTAAAAAAACATAGAGAAGTTAGGGAAATTATTGATTTACCCGAAGTTAATATGCCTAAAGGTTATATGGATTTTTAA
- a CDS encoding ABC transporter ATP-binding protein has product MDNSIVVKTENLTKSFSNKEIIKNCNITVYEGSIYGLLGANGIGKTTLFKLLTGLLKPTMGKIEILGMGMAVSKNDILRNIGCLIETPVFYEHLSANQNLKIHLGYMDSDENNIEHTLERVGLVGLGKQAVSTFSVGMRQRLAIARAIINKPKLLILDEPISGLDPMGIRDMREFFLELAKTHNMTILISSHILSEIEHIADTIGVINNGKIMKEHTLSSLKTQFTDGLENYFLDVMNGGK; this is encoded by the coding sequence ATGGATAATTCAATTGTTGTTAAAACAGAAAATTTAACAAAATCATTTTCGAACAAGGAAATTATTAAGAATTGCAACATAACAGTATATGAGGGTTCCATTTACGGACTTTTAGGAGCCAATGGCATAGGAAAAACAACCTTATTTAAACTTCTTACTGGTTTATTAAAACCAACAATGGGGAAAATAGAAATTTTAGGAATGGGTATGGCTGTAAGCAAAAATGACATTTTACGAAATATTGGTTGTCTTATAGAAACACCTGTATTTTATGAACACTTGTCTGCAAATCAAAATCTTAAAATTCATCTTGGATATATGGATTCAGACGAAAACAATATTGAACATACCCTTGAACGTGTAGGACTTGTAGGGCTAGGAAAGCAAGCAGTTTCAACATTTTCTGTTGGTATGCGTCAAAGGTTGGCTATTGCAAGGGCTATTATAAACAAGCCTAAGCTACTCATACTTGATGAACCTATAAGTGGCTTAGACCCAATGGGCATAAGGGATATGCGTGAATTCTTTCTGGAACTGGCAAAAACACATAATATGACTATTTTGATATCAAGCCACATTTTAAGTGAAATTGAACATATTGCTGATACTATAGGGGTTATTAATAATGGTAAAATTATGAAGGAGCATACACTAAGTTCCCTAAAAACACAATTTACAGACGGCCTTGAGAATTATTTTTTGGATGTTATGAATGGAGGAAAATAA
- a CDS encoding TetR/AcrR family transcriptional regulator, producing the protein MARNKYPEETIERILDVSLKLFLEKGYEHTTIQDIVNALNGLSKGAIYHHFKSKDEIVDAVCEKVFSENNCFSKLKEDKTLNGLQKIQKLFTSSIADNTQAQMIPITSSLFKNPKFLAKQIEQTLTHGAKLLKELIDEGITDGSIKNDSPKELAEVILLLTNIWWNPAICEVTREEWIAKVTFLKKLLDGIGLPFINDEAIESSKQFYDLAYGKTNNV; encoded by the coding sequence ATGGCTAGAAATAAGTATCCAGAAGAAACAATTGAACGAATACTTGATGTATCCCTAAAACTTTTTTTAGAAAAAGGATATGAACATACTACTATTCAAGATATTGTTAATGCTCTTAATGGGCTTTCCAAGGGTGCTATATATCATCATTTTAAGTCAAAAGACGAAATAGTAGATGCAGTTTGTGAAAAAGTTTTTTCTGAAAATAACTGTTTTTCAAAATTAAAGGAAGATAAAACCTTAAACGGGCTACAAAAAATACAAAAATTATTTACTAGTTCAATTGCAGATAATACACAAGCGCAAATGATTCCTATAACCAGTTCTCTTTTCAAAAATCCAAAGTTTTTAGCAAAACAGATTGAGCAAACACTTACACACGGGGCAAAGCTTTTAAAGGAGTTAATAGACGAAGGAATTACAGATGGTTCTATTAAAAACGATTCACCCAAAGAGTTGGCTGAGGTAATATTACTACTTACTAATATTTGGTGGAATCCTGCAATTTGTGAAGTTACTCGTGAGGAATGGATTGCTAAGGTAACATTTTTAAAAAAATTACTTGACGGAATAGGATTGCCATTTATTAATGATGAAGCTATAGAATCAAGCAAACAGTTTTATGATTTAGCTTATGGAAAAACAAATAATGTTTAA
- a CDS encoding MFS transporter, whose protein sequence is MGLFNKDFSLIVIGQIISLMGNAVLRFTLPLYLLETTGSSTLFGSILAIAMIPTILLSPFGGMIADRVNKGNIMIILDLLTAVIMLVFGITLSDSPSVLTISIVLILLSVIQSFYQPTVQASIPVLLSEENILKGNAIVNQINGLSNLLGPILAGFLYGFLGLMSILIFSGISFFISAVIELFINIPFSPQEKESNIFKVVAHDFKLSKNFIINDKPIIFKIMLIIAAFNLFLTAMIIVGLPVIIKGKLGLSNQLYALSQSMLMIGTLIGGILVGLLSKKIHTNKFDILFLTITLALLPMGGMLVLDLNPILSYIIIVCSTVFIMVVGTMFNIMIMVFIQKETPSHIMAKVIALISTISMSALPLGQLMYGYLFDIMIDKAYLIVFVVVFVSMFITIASRRITNKIIIS, encoded by the coding sequence ATGGGATTGTTTAATAAAGACTTTTCTTTAATAGTTATTGGTCAGATAATTTCACTCATGGGTAATGCAGTCCTTCGTTTTACACTACCACTATATTTATTGGAAACAACAGGATCGTCTACTTTATTTGGTAGTATATTAGCTATAGCAATGATACCTACTATTTTGTTATCGCCTTTTGGTGGAATGATTGCAGACAGAGTAAACAAGGGTAACATTATGATTATACTAGATCTTCTAACAGCGGTAATTATGCTTGTTTTCGGAATTACTTTGTCTGATAGTCCATCAGTTCTTACCATATCTATAGTTTTAATATTGTTGTCAGTTATACAGTCTTTTTATCAACCTACAGTGCAGGCAAGCATTCCTGTCTTATTGTCAGAAGAGAACATATTAAAAGGAAATGCTATTGTGAATCAAATAAATGGACTATCTAATTTATTAGGACCTATTTTAGCTGGTTTTTTGTATGGATTCTTGGGACTTATGTCAATTCTTATTTTTAGTGGAATAAGTTTTTTTATATCTGCTGTAATAGAACTATTTATTAACATTCCTTTTAGCCCTCAGGAAAAAGAATCGAATATTTTTAAAGTTGTAGCACATGATTTTAAATTAAGTAAAAATTTTATTATAAATGATAAGCCCATTATTTTTAAAATAATGCTAATTATTGCAGCTTTTAACTTGTTTTTAACTGCAATGATTATCGTTGGTTTACCAGTGATAATAAAAGGCAAACTTGGTTTAAGTAATCAACTTTATGCCTTATCCCAAAGTATGTTGATGATAGGTACATTAATAGGAGGAATTTTAGTTGGTTTGTTATCTAAAAAAATTCACACAAACAAATTCGATATTCTTTTTCTAACTATAACTCTTGCTTTATTACCTATGGGTGGAATGCTTGTTCTTGATTTAAATCCAATTTTGTCATATATAATAATAGTATGTTCTACAGTTTTCATTATGGTTGTTGGAACAATGTTTAATATTATGATAATGGTATTTATTCAAAAGGAAACTCCTTCACATATAATGGCAAAAGTTATTGCTTTAATATCTACTATAAGTATGAGTGCATTACCTTTAGGACAATTAATGTATGGATATTTGTTTGATATCATGATAGATAAAGCGTATCTTATTGTTTTTGTTGTTGTTTTCGTAAGTATGTTCATCACAATTGCATCAAGGCGAATAACCAATAAAATCATAATTTCTTAA